One genomic region from Arthrobacter pigmenti encodes:
- a CDS encoding ExeM/NucH family extracellular endonuclease, producing the protein MKNSWRGALCSALSVGLLASPVAALPASAEETVEAQAGSGVVINEAYVNGGSANAPFTHKFVELYNTTDAPVSLDGWSLQYRAAGTVTAPTGVAELSGSIPANGYFLVQGGSNDSFGAALPAPDVTTGLNFSGTRGTIVLSNQPGAVDPLAVGSVVGAPGVVDLLGYGSSNTYETAAEEGPGGTTNPLSMNRSDFVDTDNNKVDFTALDAVTPTNAAGDQAGSEPEPDPDPPTPGEVIPIAEIQGNGAASPYAGQTVTTRGVVTAAYPTGGFDGYYIQTAGTGGDLGSDHAASDGIFIYSPETVESVAVGDFVEVTGLAGEYFDLSQITVNAGGMTKPAEAAVAVKASSVAYPADDAGREALEGMLVHPTGGFTVTDNYALNQYGEIALAVGDSPLVQPTEIAPPGTPENAAVAADNAARGVKLDDGATTNFLNSANMDQPLPYLTPEEPVRVTSSATFTAPVVLDFRNSSWKFQPLTALTAANAADVQPAAFEGTRPEAPENVGGNVKIASFNVLNYFTTTGDQLTGCTYYEDRDGNPITVRGGCDARGAANAENLERQEAKIVAAINGLDADVVSLEEIENSAKFGKDRDEALATLTAALNEATPGVWDYVRSPADLPALENEDFIRTAFIYKRAAVETVGESVILDDNEAFSNARKPLAQTFNVVDGDESTRFLVIANHFKSKGSGTGENADQGDGQGASNADRIEQATALVAFADRLKTEEGTDKVFLAGDFNSYSAEDPMQVLYNAGYVNQGAKTDGYSYVFSGQVGSLDHILASPAADATVSGVDVWNINAVESVALEYSRYNYNATNFYEPNQFRASDHDPVIVGLNLVPEGTTTELNLMGINDFHGRIDANTVKFAGTIEQLRAQYAEENSLFLSAGDNIGASLFASSVAQDKPTIDVLNALDLSASAVGNHEFDAGFEDLSGRVAELAEFPYLGANVYEKGTTTPALQEYEIVNVGGIDVAVIGVVTQETPSLVSPDGISTLDFGNPVEAVNRVAAQIEEQDLADVIVAEFHEGAGDGVVEGSTIEEEVAAGGAFAEIVTETTPLVDAIYTGHTHKQYAWDAPVPGSEGETRPIVQTGSYGEFIGHITLTVDNATGEVESYTAQNVARTTTDDATLVAQFPRVAEVKTIVDAALAEAEVIGSQPVGSVTADITTAFVNGNRDDRTSESTLGNLVAESMRASLSAAERGGAEIGVVNPGGLRNELYYGEDGVITYAEANAVLPFVNNLWTITLTGEQFKTMLEQQWQPEGSSRSFLALGLSDNVTYTYNPDLAAGSRITSVTIDGAPLDPARDYRIGTVSFLAQGGDNFTVFREGTDVRDSGLVDRDAWINYIQENSPLSPSFDRRGVIVRNAPAEVEAGAEVSFSVAKLDLTSLGSPANTTLTATYINDGGVSTELGTTPVSGGAAEVTVTVPETAVGDGRIVLVAEESGTTVTLYVTAESAPEPPNCVPPTKPTRWWDFFGWIRYGYELIEYLKCLIGRP; encoded by the coding sequence ATGAAGAATTCGTGGAGGGGCGCGCTGTGCTCGGCGCTGTCGGTAGGGCTGCTCGCCTCACCGGTGGCGGCCTTGCCTGCCAGCGCCGAAGAAACCGTCGAGGCCCAGGCAGGCTCCGGCGTCGTCATCAATGAAGCCTATGTGAACGGCGGCAGCGCCAACGCGCCGTTCACCCACAAGTTCGTGGAGCTTTACAACACTACGGATGCGCCGGTCAGTCTTGACGGCTGGTCTCTGCAATACCGCGCGGCGGGTACCGTCACCGCGCCAACCGGCGTCGCGGAGCTTAGCGGGAGCATCCCGGCGAACGGCTACTTCCTGGTTCAGGGCGGCAGCAATGACAGTTTCGGTGCTGCTCTTCCTGCACCGGATGTAACCACTGGTCTGAATTTCAGCGGCACACGCGGAACCATCGTGCTGTCGAACCAGCCCGGCGCCGTCGATCCGCTTGCGGTTGGCTCCGTTGTCGGTGCACCTGGTGTCGTGGACCTGCTGGGCTACGGTTCCTCCAACACCTACGAGACCGCGGCGGAAGAGGGGCCGGGCGGGACCACCAACCCGCTGTCCATGAACCGCTCAGACTTCGTGGACACCGACAACAACAAAGTCGATTTCACTGCGCTCGACGCCGTAACTCCCACCAATGCTGCCGGCGACCAGGCCGGAAGCGAACCGGAACCCGACCCTGATCCGCCGACGCCCGGAGAAGTCATCCCCATTGCGGAGATCCAGGGCAACGGTGCCGCCAGCCCCTACGCGGGCCAGACTGTCACTACGCGCGGCGTCGTCACGGCTGCCTACCCCACCGGCGGATTCGATGGGTACTACATCCAGACTGCAGGCACCGGTGGAGACCTCGGCTCTGACCACGCGGCATCGGACGGCATCTTCATCTACTCGCCCGAAACCGTGGAGAGCGTCGCCGTCGGTGATTTCGTCGAGGTGACCGGCCTTGCAGGTGAATACTTCGACCTGTCCCAGATCACCGTGAACGCCGGCGGCATGACCAAGCCAGCTGAGGCGGCTGTGGCCGTCAAGGCTTCATCGGTGGCCTACCCGGCGGACGACGCCGGCCGCGAAGCACTCGAAGGCATGCTCGTTCACCCGACAGGCGGATTCACCGTCACCGACAACTATGCGTTGAACCAGTACGGTGAAATCGCGCTGGCGGTGGGCGATTCCCCGCTGGTGCAGCCAACGGAAATTGCTCCTCCCGGTACGCCTGAGAACGCTGCCGTCGCCGCCGACAACGCCGCCCGCGGCGTGAAGCTCGACGACGGCGCCACCACCAACTTCCTGAACAGCGCCAACATGGACCAGCCGCTGCCCTACCTCACGCCGGAGGAGCCCGTTCGGGTGACCTCGTCCGCGACGTTCACGGCACCTGTCGTCCTTGATTTCCGCAACAGCTCCTGGAAGTTCCAGCCGCTGACTGCCCTCACCGCAGCGAATGCCGCGGACGTTCAGCCCGCCGCCTTCGAAGGGACCCGCCCCGAGGCGCCGGAGAACGTTGGCGGCAACGTCAAGATCGCCTCATTCAATGTGCTGAACTACTTCACAACCACCGGTGACCAGCTCACGGGCTGCACCTACTACGAGGACCGCGATGGCAATCCCATCACGGTGCGTGGCGGCTGCGATGCCCGCGGCGCCGCCAACGCGGAGAACCTCGAACGCCAGGAAGCGAAGATCGTTGCGGCGATCAACGGCCTGGATGCCGACGTCGTCTCCCTCGAGGAGATCGAGAACTCGGCGAAGTTCGGCAAGGACCGCGATGAGGCCCTCGCGACGCTCACGGCGGCGCTCAACGAAGCGACGCCTGGTGTCTGGGACTACGTCCGCTCCCCCGCGGACCTTCCTGCACTGGAGAATGAGGACTTCATCCGGACCGCCTTCATCTACAAGAGGGCGGCAGTCGAAACGGTCGGCGAATCAGTCATCCTCGATGACAACGAGGCGTTCTCGAACGCCCGTAAGCCCCTTGCGCAGACCTTCAACGTGGTGGACGGTGATGAGTCCACCAGGTTCCTCGTGATCGCAAACCACTTCAAGTCGAAGGGTTCCGGTACCGGTGAGAACGCGGACCAGGGCGACGGCCAGGGCGCTTCGAACGCTGACCGTATTGAGCAGGCAACGGCGCTTGTTGCGTTCGCTGACCGGTTGAAGACCGAAGAAGGAACCGACAAGGTATTCCTCGCCGGCGACTTCAACTCCTACTCGGCTGAGGATCCTATGCAGGTCCTGTACAACGCCGGGTACGTCAACCAGGGCGCGAAGACGGACGGATACTCGTACGTCTTCTCGGGCCAGGTGGGTTCGCTCGACCACATCCTCGCCTCGCCGGCTGCTGATGCAACCGTCTCCGGCGTCGATGTCTGGAACATCAACGCCGTGGAATCCGTGGCACTGGAGTACAGCCGCTACAACTACAACGCCACCAACTTCTATGAGCCCAACCAGTTCAGGGCCAGTGACCATGATCCTGTGATCGTGGGCCTGAACCTTGTCCCGGAGGGCACCACCACCGAGCTCAACCTGATGGGCATCAACGACTTCCACGGGCGCATCGACGCAAACACGGTGAAGTTCGCGGGCACCATCGAGCAGTTGCGCGCGCAATACGCCGAAGAGAATTCACTGTTCCTCTCGGCGGGCGACAACATCGGTGCGTCCCTGTTCGCCTCCTCTGTGGCGCAGGACAAGCCGACGATCGACGTCCTGAATGCACTGGACCTCAGCGCCTCGGCAGTGGGCAACCACGAGTTCGACGCCGGTTTCGAGGACCTGAGCGGCCGGGTCGCCGAGCTCGCGGAGTTCCCCTACCTCGGCGCGAACGTCTACGAGAAGGGCACCACCACTCCGGCGCTGCAGGAGTATGAGATTGTCAACGTCGGTGGAATCGACGTCGCCGTGATCGGTGTCGTGACCCAGGAGACGCCGTCGTTGGTCAGCCCTGACGGTATCTCCACACTCGACTTCGGCAATCCCGTTGAGGCCGTCAACCGTGTGGCGGCCCAGATCGAGGAGCAGGACCTTGCCGACGTCATTGTCGCCGAGTTCCACGAGGGTGCCGGCGACGGCGTCGTTGAGGGTTCCACGATCGAGGAGGAGGTCGCCGCAGGCGGCGCCTTCGCCGAGATTGTCACCGAGACCACGCCGCTGGTCGACGCCATCTACACCGGTCACACGCACAAGCAGTACGCGTGGGATGCACCGGTTCCCGGTTCTGAGGGCGAGACCCGCCCGATCGTTCAAACCGGTTCCTACGGTGAGTTCATCGGCCACATCACCCTCACCGTGGACAATGCCACCGGCGAGGTCGAGTCCTACACCGCGCAGAACGTTGCCCGGACCACCACCGACGACGCCACGCTGGTAGCCCAGTTCCCAAGGGTTGCTGAGGTCAAGACGATTGTCGACGCCGCGCTGGCCGAGGCGGAGGTCATCGGCAGCCAGCCGGTGGGATCGGTAACCGCTGACATCACCACCGCGTTCGTGAACGGCAACCGTGATGACCGGACCTCCGAGTCGACGCTCGGCAACCTGGTGGCCGAGTCGATGAGGGCTTCGCTCTCCGCAGCGGAGCGCGGTGGTGCGGAGATCGGCGTCGTCAATCCGGGCGGTCTGCGCAATGAGCTCTACTACGGCGAGGACGGCGTCATCACTTACGCCGAGGCCAATGCGGTTCTGCCGTTCGTCAACAACCTCTGGACAATCACCCTCACCGGTGAGCAGTTCAAGACAATGCTCGAGCAGCAGTGGCAGCCGGAAGGCAGCTCCAGGTCGTTCCTGGCGCTCGGGCTCTCGGACAACGTGACCTACACCTACAACCCGGACCTCGCAGCAGGCTCCCGCATCACGTCGGTCACCATCGACGGCGCACCGCTGGACCCGGCCCGCGACTACCGGATCGGCACGGTCAGCTTCCTTGCCCAGGGCGGCGACAACTTCACCGTCTTCCGGGAGGGCACGGACGTTCGCGACTCAGGTCTTGTGGACCGCGACGCCTGGATCAACTACATCCAGGAGAACAGCCCGCTGTCGCCGAGCTTCGACCGCCGGGGAGTGATCGTCCGGAACGCACCCGCTGAGGTAGAGGCGGGCGCCGAGGTTTCGTTCAGCGTTGCCAAACTTGATCTCACCTCTCTTGGCAGCCCGGCGAACACCACCCTGACCGCAACCTACATCAACGACGGTGGGGTCAGCACCGAACTGGGCACCACCCCGGTTTCAGGCGGCGCGGCCGAGGTAACGGTCACAGTGCCGGAGACCGCGGTGGGCGACGGACGGATTGTCCTGGTTGCGGAGGAATCCGGAACCACGGTCACCCTGTACGTCACCGCGGAGTCGGCACCCGAACCGCCGAACTGCGTTCCGCCGACCAAGCCCACCCGATGGTGGGACTTCTTCGGCTGGATCCGCTACGGGTACGAGTTGATCGAGTACCTCAAGTGCCTCATCGGCCGGCCATAG
- a CDS encoding FAD/NAD(P)-binding protein, whose protein sequence is MDNSRGLQVAIIGAGPRGTSVLERLAANWSAFPEGGRPRLTVHVVEPYEPGPGHVWRPDQSRHFLMNTPALFPTVVPVGEAASGRAPSLVPVCFDGWRQRMLVSPDESLSDEDRAELAALTSSGFPSRALYGRYLRWVYVSVLSCLGEGFDVVVHQVEARHVQRVGTAFRVELGEDEALEADAVVLAMGHLPAQLNREQEALRDGAARLGLQYWPPAVPADVDWNRLPPRKPVLVRGLGLNFFDIMTHLTEGRGGRFVPGGEPAGCALTYEPSGREPLIIAASRRGTPYRAKAKLDRYVPRSVNLRYCTLERAGSFAADGVQPGFDHDLWPLLHRDAVWAYYCTLARTAGLGEGFLEKLQDALDAPDSDWAAKLEETLDAHVSGLDRLDLEALARPFGRRRFASAQEYNRTVLEYLEEDAAGSDRGEDDPLKMAIGAMNAGRSVIKQVVSDGGLTEASWTAELRGWFEPLVEGLASGPPALRIEQLAALARAGVVRFAGPAPRFELDSGRSRFTVTSPWVEGGTYDAGVLVEAVMPANRVVYNRSVLLRRLLEDGLVRARAMMSEDGVPELSAGLDVTKPPYQALGANGLVQEGLYVLGLQLTSVQWGTAIAAEAGASLDAGGRTLRDADDIARAILGGS, encoded by the coding sequence ATGGACAATTCGCGCGGCCTGCAGGTAGCCATCATCGGCGCCGGCCCGCGTGGCACTTCCGTGCTTGAGCGGTTGGCTGCGAATTGGTCTGCCTTTCCTGAGGGAGGACGGCCAAGGTTGACGGTCCACGTTGTGGAACCGTACGAGCCGGGGCCGGGACACGTTTGGCGTCCGGATCAGTCCAGGCACTTTCTTATGAATACGCCGGCGCTTTTTCCTACGGTGGTTCCGGTTGGCGAGGCTGCTTCCGGGCGCGCGCCATCGCTGGTTCCGGTGTGCTTCGACGGCTGGCGGCAACGAATGCTCGTCTCGCCCGATGAGAGCCTGAGCGATGAGGATCGCGCCGAGTTGGCAGCGCTGACCTCCAGCGGCTTCCCAAGCAGGGCACTGTACGGTCGCTACCTGCGCTGGGTCTACGTCTCCGTCCTGTCCTGCCTCGGCGAGGGTTTCGACGTCGTCGTCCACCAGGTCGAGGCGCGCCACGTACAACGTGTGGGAACGGCATTCCGGGTAGAACTGGGCGAGGACGAGGCGTTGGAGGCGGACGCCGTCGTTCTGGCCATGGGGCACCTTCCGGCGCAGCTGAACCGCGAGCAGGAGGCACTGCGCGACGGCGCCGCGCGGCTTGGGCTGCAGTACTGGCCACCTGCTGTGCCTGCAGACGTGGACTGGAACCGTCTTCCTCCGCGTAAGCCGGTGCTGGTTCGCGGCCTGGGCCTGAACTTCTTTGACATCATGACGCACCTCACCGAGGGGCGCGGAGGCCGGTTCGTACCGGGCGGCGAGCCTGCGGGTTGCGCGCTGACCTATGAACCGTCGGGTCGGGAACCGCTCATCATCGCGGCGTCGCGCCGGGGTACCCCGTATCGGGCGAAGGCGAAGTTGGACAGGTATGTGCCGCGGAGCGTCAACCTTCGATACTGCACGCTTGAGCGGGCGGGAAGTTTCGCTGCGGACGGGGTCCAACCCGGGTTCGACCACGACCTGTGGCCGTTGCTTCACCGTGACGCGGTCTGGGCGTACTACTGCACTTTGGCCCGGACTGCCGGACTGGGTGAGGGCTTTCTGGAGAAGCTCCAGGATGCACTCGATGCACCGGACAGCGACTGGGCAGCCAAGCTTGAAGAGACCCTTGATGCTCACGTGTCCGGTTTGGACCGGCTGGATCTGGAGGCGCTTGCCCGGCCGTTCGGGCGTCGCCGGTTCGCTTCTGCGCAGGAGTACAACCGGACGGTTCTGGAGTATTTGGAGGAAGACGCAGCCGGATCAGACCGTGGTGAGGATGATCCGCTGAAAATGGCCATCGGAGCGATGAACGCCGGGCGGTCCGTGATCAAGCAGGTGGTTTCCGATGGCGGGCTCACGGAGGCCTCCTGGACCGCGGAGTTGCGTGGGTGGTTTGAACCTCTCGTTGAGGGTCTGGCCAGTGGGCCGCCGGCGCTGCGCATTGAACAGTTGGCGGCATTGGCGAGGGCCGGCGTCGTGCGTTTCGCCGGGCCGGCGCCGCGCTTCGAACTCGACAGCGGACGAAGCCGGTTCACGGTTACCTCCCCGTGGGTGGAGGGCGGTACGTACGACGCCGGTGTGCTGGTGGAAGCGGTGATGCCGGCCAACCGGGTGGTGTACAACCGCTCGGTGTTGCTGCGGCGGCTGTTGGAGGACGGATTGGTGCGTGCCCGCGCGATGATGTCGGAGGACGGTGTGCCGGAGCTGTCGGCGGGCCTTGACGTGACCAAGCCGCCCTACCAGGCGCTTGGTGCGAACGGGCTCGTGCAGGAGGGACTGTATGTGCTTGGGCTGCAGCTCACCTCCGTGCAGTGGGGAACGGCGATCGCCGCCGAAGCTGGGGCGTCGCTCGACGCCGGGGGCCGAACCCTGCGTGACGCCGACGACATTGCCCGGGCAATCCTCGGCGGTTCCTAA
- a CDS encoding septum formation family protein: MNERFLLAAALALSAAVLSGCTASTNDDDGAAPPSAPAPSQAGVSENNLEAGQCMTDSGTAAEPNIEVLPCTEEHAFEVFATTELPEGDYPGLGEADAQAQEFCRSEFSEFIGVEYDASELDLQYFYPVEEEWAAEGGRSVICLVGQPAGATAQGILEGSAR, from the coding sequence ATGAACGAGCGTTTCCTGCTTGCCGCCGCCCTGGCCCTTTCCGCTGCTGTGCTGAGCGGTTGCACCGCTTCAACGAATGACGACGACGGCGCGGCGCCGCCCAGCGCGCCAGCTCCTTCGCAGGCTGGGGTTTCCGAGAATAATCTGGAGGCAGGTCAATGCATGACAGACTCCGGTACCGCGGCGGAACCGAACATCGAGGTTCTGCCCTGCACCGAGGAACACGCGTTCGAAGTCTTCGCTACCACCGAGCTTCCGGAAGGCGACTATCCCGGCCTCGGTGAAGCCGATGCGCAGGCCCAGGAGTTCTGCCGCAGCGAGTTCAGTGAGTTCATCGGCGTCGAGTACGACGCTTCAGAACTCGACCTCCAGTACTTCTACCCTGTGGAGGAAGAGTGGGCCGCCGAGGGCGGCCGCAGCGTCATCTGCCTGGTCGGCCAGCCCGCAGGCGCTACCGCCCAAGGCATCCTGGAGGGCTCTGCCCGATAG
- a CDS encoding ATP-binding cassette domain-containing protein codes for MSTATGTEPTSLHAADTHDLIRVEGARENNLKDISVEIPKRRLTVFTGVSGSGKSSLVFATIAAESQRMINETYSAFVQGFMPSLARPEVDRLEGLTTAIIVDQERMGSNPRSTVGTATDANAMLRILFSRLGSPQIGPPTAFSFNVPTRKASGVMSTDKGGRVEKNVVSQAVYLGGMCPRCEGMGNVSDIDLTALYDETKTLEDGALTVPGYSMDGWFGRLFEGVGLPMNKPIDNFTKKQLDTMLYSEPTKIKVEGINLTFEGIIPKIQKSMLSKDPEAMQPHVRRFVERAVTFQRCPECEGTRLTREALASKINGKNIAELCQMQISDLTGWIRDLQEPSVAPLLKGLQHLLDSFTEIGLGYLSLDRPAGTLSGGEAQRTKMIRHLGSSLTDVTYVFDEPTIGLHPHDIERMNNLLLQLRDKGNTVLVVEHKPETIAIADHVIDLGPGAGTAGGTLCFEGTVDALRSSDTITGRHLDDRAGLKETVRASSGVLEVRGASTHNLRNVDVDIPLGVLCVVTGVAGSGKSSLIHGSVAGREGVVVIDQGAIRGSRRSNPATYTGLLEPIRKAFAKANGVKPALFSSNSEGACPTCNGAGVIYTELGVMATVESPCEDCEGKRFQASVLEYRLGGKNIAEVLAMSVTEAEEFFSGGEARTPAAHKVLDRLADVGLGYLSLGQPLTTLSGGERQRLKLATQMGEKGDIYILDEPTTGLHLADVEQLLGLLDRLVDSGKSVIVIEHHQAVMAHADWIIDLGPGAGHDGGKVVFEGTPAELVAGKSTLTGEHLAAYVGG; via the coding sequence ATGAGTACGGCCACAGGTACTGAACCGACTTCGCTGCACGCCGCGGACACGCATGATCTGATCCGCGTGGAAGGCGCACGGGAGAACAACCTCAAGGACATCAGCGTCGAGATTCCGAAGCGTCGGTTGACCGTGTTCACTGGTGTTTCGGGCTCCGGAAAGAGTTCGCTGGTGTTCGCAACCATCGCCGCAGAGTCCCAGCGGATGATCAATGAGACCTACAGTGCTTTTGTCCAGGGCTTTATGCCCTCCCTTGCGCGGCCGGAGGTGGACCGCCTCGAGGGGCTGACCACAGCCATCATCGTCGACCAGGAGAGGATGGGTTCCAACCCGCGGTCCACGGTGGGCACCGCCACGGATGCGAACGCGATGCTGCGGATCCTCTTCAGCCGTCTGGGCTCTCCACAGATTGGCCCGCCCACCGCGTTCTCCTTCAATGTGCCAACCCGCAAGGCAAGCGGTGTGATGTCCACGGACAAGGGCGGCCGCGTCGAGAAGAACGTGGTCAGCCAGGCCGTTTATCTGGGCGGCATGTGCCCGCGGTGCGAGGGCATGGGCAATGTCAGCGACATTGACCTCACGGCCCTGTATGACGAGACAAAGACACTCGAGGACGGCGCGCTGACAGTTCCCGGGTACTCGATGGACGGATGGTTTGGCCGGTTGTTCGAGGGCGTTGGACTCCCGATGAACAAGCCGATCGACAACTTCACCAAGAAGCAGCTCGACACCATGCTCTACTCCGAGCCAACCAAGATCAAGGTTGAGGGCATCAACCTCACCTTCGAGGGCATCATCCCCAAGATCCAGAAATCAATGCTGTCCAAGGACCCCGAGGCGATGCAGCCGCACGTACGCCGGTTTGTCGAGCGGGCGGTGACCTTCCAGAGGTGCCCGGAATGCGAGGGGACCCGGCTCACCCGGGAAGCCCTCGCATCGAAGATCAACGGCAAGAACATCGCCGAGCTCTGCCAGATGCAGATCAGCGATCTCACCGGGTGGATCCGGGACCTTCAGGAGCCCTCCGTTGCACCCTTGCTCAAGGGGCTGCAGCACCTCCTTGACTCCTTCACGGAAATCGGGCTGGGTTACCTCTCACTGGATCGGCCGGCAGGCACGCTCTCCGGCGGCGAAGCACAGCGCACCAAGATGATCCGGCATCTCGGATCCTCGCTGACGGATGTCACGTACGTGTTCGACGAGCCCACCATCGGCCTTCACCCGCATGACATCGAGCGGATGAACAACCTCCTGCTGCAGCTGCGGGACAAGGGCAACACCGTGCTCGTGGTCGAGCACAAGCCCGAAACGATCGCCATTGCCGATCACGTGATCGACCTGGGTCCGGGTGCAGGCACCGCGGGTGGAACGCTCTGCTTCGAGGGAACGGTGGACGCGCTGCGCAGCAGCGACACCATCACGGGCAGGCACCTCGATGACCGGGCGGGTTTGAAGGAGACGGTGCGGGCGTCGTCCGGTGTGCTTGAGGTCCGTGGTGCGTCCACGCATAACCTGCGGAATGTCGACGTCGATATCCCACTGGGTGTGCTCTGCGTAGTCACGGGCGTGGCCGGATCGGGTAAGAGTTCACTGATCCACGGATCGGTTGCGGGCAGGGAGGGCGTAGTGGTCATCGACCAGGGCGCTATTCGTGGTTCACGCCGAAGCAATCCCGCCACCTACACGGGACTGCTTGAGCCGATCCGCAAGGCGTTCGCCAAAGCTAACGGCGTGAAGCCTGCCCTCTTCAGTTCCAACTCGGAGGGAGCCTGCCCCACCTGCAACGGCGCGGGCGTCATCTACACCGAGCTCGGCGTCATGGCTACGGTGGAGTCTCCCTGTGAGGATTGCGAGGGCAAGCGATTCCAGGCCTCCGTGCTGGAGTACCGGTTGGGCGGGAAGAACATCGCCGAGGTCCTCGCGATGTCCGTGACTGAAGCGGAGGAGTTCTTCAGCGGGGGTGAGGCCCGCACACCCGCAGCGCACAAAGTCCTGGACCGGCTGGCCGACGTCGGGCTTGGTTATCTTAGCCTCGGCCAGCCGCTCACCACTCTCTCCGGTGGAGAACGCCAGCGACTCAAGCTCGCCACCCAGATGGGCGAGAAGGGTGATATCTACATCCTCGACGAGCCGACCACCGGTCTCCATCTGGCAGACGTTGAGCAGCTTCTCGGCCTGCTCGACCGGCTTGTGGACTCGGGTAAATCGGTGATCGTGATCGAGCATCACCAGGCCGTGATGGCACACGCGGACTGGATCATTGACCTCGGACCGGGAGCAGGGCACGACGGCGGCAAGGTTGTCTTTGAGGGAACGCCCGCTGAGTTGGTGGCCGGCAAGTCGACGCTCACAGGCGAACATCTGGCCGCATACGTGGGAGGCTGA
- a CDS encoding iron-siderophore ABC transporter substrate-binding protein has translation MIRSRMLAAPLAIITLALSLAACGSESSAPEDSSGGGSSDAGWTPITVEHALGTTTIEEQPERVATVDYANQEVPLALGIVPVGMSKMTWGDDDGDGIQPWVEDKLEELDAETPVLFDETDGYDFEAVAATEPDLILAGYSGMTEEDYATLSEIAPVVAYPDAPWATPWRESIKINATALGKEEEGEQLVADLEQTIADAVAEHPDLEGANGMFMTHVDPTDLSEINFYSAADTRTKFFEDLGMAIAPSIVEASGDGGDFAGSISTERADELSDVDVVVTYGGQELIDALNGDPVLSQLPAVKNDAIVNLDGAKPIGTAANPTALSLPYLIEDYVALLADAVAGSAGK, from the coding sequence TTGATTCGCTCCCGCATGCTCGCGGCGCCCCTGGCCATTATCACTCTTGCCCTCAGCCTCGCCGCGTGCGGCTCAGAGAGCAGCGCACCTGAGGATTCCTCGGGTGGGGGCAGCTCGGACGCTGGGTGGACGCCAATCACCGTTGAGCATGCGCTCGGCACTACAACCATCGAGGAGCAACCTGAACGGGTCGCCACGGTTGATTATGCCAACCAGGAGGTCCCCCTTGCCCTCGGCATTGTGCCCGTCGGCATGTCGAAGATGACATGGGGCGACGACGACGGCGACGGGATCCAGCCCTGGGTCGAGGACAAGCTTGAGGAGCTCGACGCGGAGACTCCCGTGCTCTTCGACGAGACCGACGGCTACGACTTCGAAGCCGTCGCCGCCACCGAACCCGACCTGATCCTCGCCGGCTACTCAGGCATGACCGAGGAAGACTACGCGACGCTGAGCGAGATCGCGCCGGTCGTGGCTTACCCCGACGCCCCCTGGGCAACCCCATGGCGGGAGTCGATCAAGATCAACGCCACAGCGCTCGGCAAGGAGGAGGAAGGCGAGCAGCTTGTCGCCGACCTTGAGCAGACCATCGCCGATGCTGTCGCCGAGCATCCCGACCTTGAAGGTGCCAACGGCATGTTCATGACCCACGTCGATCCCACTGACCTGAGCGAGATCAACTTCTACAGTGCTGCCGACACCCGCACCAAGTTCTTTGAGGACCTCGGCATGGCGATTGCGCCGAGCATCGTCGAGGCGTCGGGTGATGGCGGTGACTTCGCCGGCTCAATCAGTACCGAACGGGCCGACGAGCTTTCCGACGTCGACGTAGTCGTCACCTACGGGGGTCAGGAACTGATCGACGCACTCAACGGCGACCCTGTGCTTTCCCAGCTGCCAGCGGTCAAGAACGACGCCATTGTCAACCTCGACGGTGCAAAGCCGATCGGCACCGCGGCCAACCCGACCGCCCTGTCGCTGCCGTACCTCATCGAGGACTACGTCGCACTGCTCGCCGATGCGGTAGCGGGCAGCGCAGGCAAGTAA